In Uranotaenia lowii strain MFRU-FL chromosome 2, ASM2978415v1, whole genome shotgun sequence, one genomic interval encodes:
- the LOC129742299 gene encoding uncharacterized protein LOC129742299, producing MCKLRNAKPVPPPMAPLPLGRLADRHRPFTYTGLDYFGPLLVIVGRSRVKRWIALFTCLTTRAVHLEVVHSLSTTSCIFAIRRFVSRRGAPAEFFSDNGTNFVGASNVLQEQIREEMLNTFTNCYTKWHFNPPGAPHMGGVWERLVRSVKTALNDGYNKGKLDDEGLMTLIVEAEGIVNSRPLTYLPLDSAEYEALTPNHFLLGSSNGIKQPPVPIEHNRNLKNTWDLIQHELNVFWNRWVKEYIPVIRRQTKWFTPTKPIEVGDLVMVVDTKTRNGWIRGRVRETIPAPDGNTRRVIVETANGTLCRAVHYLAPLDVSSDSAVSVSTEIHAGEDVKPAGSPAAVVIN from the coding sequence ATGTGCAAGTTGCGAAATGCAAAGCCTGTTCCACCCCCAATGGCGCCTCTACCACTCGGCAGACTGGCTGATCGACACCGTCCGTTCACATATACTGGCCTGGATTACTTTGGCCCTCTTTTAGTTATCGTTGGTCGTTCCAGAGTGAAAAGGTGGATCGCGCTTTTCACTTGCCTCACCACACGCGCCGTGCACCTAGAGGTTGTCCATTCTCTATCCACTACTTCTTGCATTTTCGCAATTCGGAGATTCGTGAGTCGGCGGGGCGCTCCTGCAGAATTCTTCTCAGATAACGGTACAAACTTTGTGGGAGCGTCCAACGTATTACAAGAGCAAATACGCGAAGAAATGTTAAACACATTTACAAACTGCTACACAAAGTGGCATTTTAATCCACCAGGGGCTCCTCATATGGGCGGGGTATGGGAGAGACTAGTGCGGTCTGTTAAAACAGCTTTGAATGACGGGTACAACAAGGGTAAATTGGATGACGAAGGGCTTATGACTTTGATTGTGGAGGCTGAGGGCATCGTTAACTCAAGGCCTCTGACCTACCTCCCTTTAGATTCTGCTGAGTACGAAGCCCTCACCCCAAACCATTTCCTCTTGGGAAGCTCCAACGGGATCAAGCAACCTCCTGTCCCTATTGAACACAATCGTAATCTAAAAAACACTTGGGACCTGATTCAACACGAACTAAATGTATTCTGGAACCGGTGGGTCAAAGAATATATTCCGGTTATTCGTCGACAAACTAAATGGTTTACCCCTACCAAGCCGATCGAGGTTGGAGACCTGGTTATGGTAGTTGATACCAAGACCCGTAACGGTTGGATTCGGGGAAGAGTTCGAGAAACCATACCAGCACCTGATGGGAATACCCGTAGGGTAATCGTAGAAACTGCGAACGGGACGCTTTGCCGGGCGGTTCATTACCTGGCTCCACTGGATGTCTCTAGCGATAGTGCAGTCTCGGTGTCCACCGAGATACACGCGGGGGAGGATGTTAAGCCAGCTGGCAGCCCTGCAGCTGTTGTCATCAACTAG
- the LOC129742300 gene encoding uncharacterized protein LOC129742300: MFHQIQIRPEDKNSQRFLWRSDPTQNPEVYLMDVATFGSTCSPASAQFVKNLNAEQHASKYPDAAKSIINRYYVDDYFESFDDESEAKRIAVDVRTIQKQAGFTLHNWRSNSIEVLNHLEVLPNPTAKELKLVDGEKLERVLGMLWNPVTDELGFSTLMRSDVQDLLRSESRPTKRQILRCVMSLFDPLGILAPFIIHGKVLIQDLWRSGISWDDQVGDPIFTRWNEWAKMIEFIQTIRVPRSYFVNATKLTYKNTELHVFVDASEVAYSCVAYFRVVQDEGSMDLALISGKSKVAPLKPLSIPRLELQSCLLGAQLLSLIKKEHEIDISRTILWTDSRTALSWIHSDPRNYRPFVAHRVSEILEFTTPANWRWVPSKANPADEATKWGCGPYFTNNSNWFSGPNFLRQPESHWPSIAGKVTSTEEELRNSVLLHITTYEPLISYERFSRWERLHRSMAYVLRFAHHRRSSTKLSDPLEQTDLLAASHQIFKQVQLEVYPQEVATLKENSEGTFESSSLFGSMYRSSMKKVYSEKTVESGIPRQ, translated from the coding sequence ATGTTCCATCAAATCCAGATACGCCCGGAAGATAAAAACTCACAAAGATTCCTGTGGCGATCAGACCCTACACAAAATCCTGAAGTCTACCTAATGGACGTAGCGACCTTCGGATCTACCTGCTCACCAGCTTCCGCGCAGTTCGTGAAAAACTTAAATGCAGAGCAACACGCCTCGAAATACCCAGACGCAGctaaatcaatcatcaatcgATACTATGTCGATGATTACTTCGAGAGTTTCGATGACGAAAGCGAGGCCAAAAGAATCGCAGTAGATGTTAGAACTATACAGAAACAAGCCGGCTTCACCCTTCACAACTGGAGGTCTAATAGTATTGAAGTACTTAATCACCTTGAAGTTCTGCCAAATCCAACCGCGAAGGAACTTAAACTGGTGGACGGAGAAAAGTTGGAGCGTGTCCTAGGAATGCTCTGGAACCCAGTCACCGACGAGCTAGGATTCTCTACCCTGATGAGAAGTGATGTACAAGATCTGCTGCGGTCTGAGAGCAGGCCTACCAAACGACAGATATTACGATGCGTCATGTCTCTCTTCGATCCCCTTGGCATTCTTGCGCCATTTATTATTCATGGAAAAGTGTTGATTCAAGACCTATGGCGTTCTGGAATCAGTTGGGATGACCAGGTTGGAGACCCAATATTTACACGCTGGAACGAGTGGGCGAAAATGATAGAATTTATTCAAACCATTCGAGTGCCTCGTAGTTACTTTGTCAATGCTACGAAGCTCACCTATAAAAATACGGAACTACATGTTTTTGTAGACGCATCCGAAGTCGCGTACTCCTGCGTGGCTTATTTCCGAGTGGTTCAAGATGAGGGATCGATGGACCTTGCATTAATTTCGGGAAAATCGAAGGTAGCCCCTTTAAAACCCCTGTCCATACCAAGACTCGAGCTTCAGAGCTGTCTCTTAGGAGCTCAGCTACTTAGTCTAATAAAAAAGGAACACGAGATTGATATTTCCCGTACAATTCTCTGGACCGATTCAAGAACTGCACTTTCCTGGATACATTCCGATCCCCGAAACTACCGCCCTTTCGTAGCTCATCGAGTTAGTGAGATTTTAGAATTTACAACACCAGCCAACTGGCGATGGGTGCCTTCGAAAGCGAATCCGGCAGACGAAGCAACCAAATGGGGATGTGGACCCTACTTTACGAATAATTCAAATTGGTTCAGTGGACCTAACTTTCTCCGGCAGCCGGAATCTCATTGGCCAAGTATAGCAGGGAAAGTAACAAGTACTGAAGAAGAATTACGAAATTCGGTTTTACTGCACATAACGACGTATGAACCTTTAATTTCCTATGAAAGATTCTCCCGTTGGGAACGCCTTCATCGATCAATGGCCTACGTTTTACGTTTCGCTCATCACCGCAGGAGCTCTACTAAATTGTCGGATCCTTTGGAACAAACGGATTTACTAGCCGCATCACATCAGATATTTAAACAAGTCCAACTCGAAGTGTACCCTCAAGAAGTAGCAACCTTGAAAGAAAACAGTGAAGGAACGTTCGAATCAAGTAGCCTCTTCGGAAGTATGTACCGTTCCTCGATGAAGAAGGTCTACTCAGAGAAAACAGTCGAATCCGGAATTCCGAGACAGTAG